From one Pseudactinotalea sp. HY158 genomic stretch:
- a CDS encoding GIY-YIG nuclease family protein, producing the protein MSAGKSVRLFLADGTPGGLLTAEIMNWTGHVVAAPRSDFAALLNRQEVKRTGVYILIGDDPDSIGGVRAYIGEADEVRTRLYQHERNKDFWDRAIVLTSKDANLTKAHARYLESRFIGLGQAAGRSTLDNATQPPATSLPEADVSDMEYFITQAQIVLPVLGINLFRGKPATTQATQTSPAVHPVESPTFVLDVPKKGITASAQVVDGEFTVLAGSRVAPGVRSDMKYSAATARAYAGYEALHRKLRDDGSIAVEGTIGTTTRNIVFSSPSTAGSIVTGRSCNGRMQWMTTDGTTYGAWEDQGVTEEAP; encoded by the coding sequence ATGAGCGCGGGTAAGTCGGTCCGACTGTTCCTGGCGGATGGGACGCCGGGCGGGCTGCTCACGGCGGAGATCATGAACTGGACGGGCCACGTGGTCGCGGCTCCCCGCTCCGATTTCGCCGCGCTGCTCAACCGGCAGGAGGTGAAGCGAACCGGCGTCTACATCCTTATCGGCGACGATCCCGACAGCATCGGGGGCGTGCGCGCGTATATCGGTGAGGCCGACGAGGTGCGCACCCGCCTGTACCAACACGAGCGGAACAAGGACTTCTGGGATCGCGCGATCGTGCTCACGAGCAAGGACGCGAATCTGACCAAGGCGCACGCTCGCTACCTGGAGAGCCGGTTCATCGGTCTCGGCCAGGCGGCCGGCCGTTCGACGCTCGACAACGCGACCCAGCCACCGGCGACTTCACTCCCCGAGGCCGACGTCTCCGACATGGAGTACTTCATCACCCAGGCGCAGATCGTGCTTCCCGTGCTCGGCATCAACCTCTTCCGCGGCAAGCCCGCTACGACTCAAGCGACTCAGACGAGCCCGGCGGTCCATCCCGTCGAATCGCCGACCTTCGTTCTCGACGTGCCGAAGAAGGGCATCACGGCCTCGGCCCAGGTGGTCGACGGTGAGTTCACCGTCCTGGCAGGATCGCGGGTTGCGCCCGGTGTGCGATCGGATATGAAGTACTCGGCTGCAACCGCGAGGGCGTATGCGGGCTACGAGGCGCTGCATCGCAAGCTCCGCGACGACGGCTCCATCGCCGTTGAGGGAACGATCGGTACGACGACCCGGAACATCGTGTTCTCCTCACCGTCGACGGCGGGCTCCATCGTGACCGGCCGGTCGTGCAACGGCCGCATGCAGTGGATGACGACCGACGGCACGACCTACGGAGCCTGGGAGGACCAGGGTGTCACCGAGGAGGCGCCGTGA
- the rhuM gene encoding RhuM family protein, producing the protein MSDVELSGHFLVYRDEAGNARIDVRFDGDTVWLTQAQLVDLFDSSKANISEHIANIIDEGELAAEATVRDFRTVRQEGSRQVRRSLTHYNLDMIISVGYRVRSKTATAFRIWATQRLREFIVKGFVLDDERLKNPDLPFDYFDELLQRIQDIRTSERRFYQKITDVYATSIDYDSAAEITKAFFATVQNKLHWAITGQTAAEVVRDRADSAKPTMGLTSWRGDRIRAADIAVAKNYCTEDELRALNNLVEQYLAAREPARGGAMSDVGQHEPTHYFERNHGTAFAVLMDERLPDWRRRRTHRGHVPLRSEEWTAHPSSDQ; encoded by the coding sequence GTGAGTGACGTCGAACTCTCCGGCCACTTCCTCGTCTATCGCGACGAGGCCGGCAACGCCCGCATCGACGTGCGCTTCGACGGCGACACCGTCTGGCTCACGCAGGCCCAGCTCGTCGACCTCTTCGATTCGTCCAAGGCGAATATCAGCGAGCACATCGCGAACATCATCGACGAGGGCGAACTCGCCGCTGAAGCAACTGTTCGGGATTTCCGAACAGTTCGGCAGGAGGGCTCCCGCCAGGTGCGGCGCTCCCTCACCCACTACAACCTCGACATGATCATCTCGGTCGGATACCGGGTGCGGTCCAAGACCGCGACGGCGTTCCGCATCTGGGCCACCCAGCGCCTCCGCGAGTTCATCGTCAAGGGTTTCGTGCTCGACGACGAGCGGCTCAAGAACCCCGACCTGCCCTTCGACTACTTCGACGAACTGCTCCAGCGGATCCAGGACATCCGCACCTCCGAGCGGCGCTTCTACCAGAAGATCACCGACGTGTACGCGACCTCGATCGACTACGACTCCGCCGCCGAGATCACGAAGGCGTTCTTCGCCACCGTGCAGAATAAGCTGCACTGGGCCATCACCGGCCAGACCGCCGCCGAGGTCGTCCGAGACCGCGCCGACTCGGCCAAACCCACCATGGGGCTGACCTCCTGGCGCGGCGACCGGATCAGGGCTGCCGACATCGCCGTCGCGAAGAACTACTGCACCGAGGACGAGCTGCGCGCGCTGAACAATCTCGTGGAGCAGTACCTGGCGGCACGCGAGCCCGCGCGCGGAGGAGCCATGAGCGACGTCGGACAGCATGAGCCGACGCACTACTTCGAGCGCAACCACGGCACGGCCTTCGCAGTGCTCATGGATGAACGTCTGCCCGACTGGCGCAGGCGGCGCACGCACAGGGGGCACGTCCCGCTCCGCTCCGAGGAATGGACCGCTCACCCCAGCAGCGACCAGTAG
- a CDS encoding ATP-binding protein yields MTERAAALLGALAEVEQRIRNLVAARRAVDPAPDDPYRGLYISEERVEQLLANARAVADPPAGRARIGHGPLARLAQACGLDGADLDLLMTALAPEVEPRFEQLFGYLNDDVTRRRVSAAVAFELCGLALTSGADRARITHGPLPTSGLLTLEDPDRPLASRALRVPERVVAHLLGDDTPDPDIAGLLAPLPPVAWGDPLPLARALEGGANPVYVREHGTGSGRLLAAGALERVGRGVLNVELPPWPDADRAREALRLLTREARLAGAGLVLGPVDRLLLAPGLLDELAADVPVCLIGSESWDPRWSRRLPLRIDAPETTLAERTALWAEQLGLEDPAGLELTSQFRLSPEQIHHAARTARAAAVADGATGIGVEHIRTGARAQNGTALERLARRVSPTVGWDELVLPEAALGGLREVALRARHRERVLSEWRMRPGGGRGHGVAALFAGDSGTGKTMSAEVLAGDLGLDLYVVDLATVVDKYIGETEKNLERIFTAADGVNAVLLFDEADSIFGKRSEVKDAHDRYANIESAYLLQRLETFDGLVLLATNLRANIDDAFTRRLDVVVDFPVPEPEQRELLWDVCLGRHLPRADDLDLRFCAQAFTLSGGAIRSAAITAAYYAADEGADAAVQMRHVVTAVQREYRKLGRLTLAEEFGDYWSLLG; encoded by the coding sequence GTGACCGAGCGCGCGGCCGCGCTTCTGGGGGCCCTGGCCGAGGTCGAGCAGCGCATCCGAAATCTCGTAGCCGCGCGGCGGGCCGTCGACCCCGCCCCGGACGACCCCTACCGGGGCCTGTACATCTCCGAGGAGCGCGTGGAACAGCTCCTCGCGAACGCGCGCGCCGTGGCCGATCCCCCCGCCGGCCGCGCCCGGATCGGCCACGGCCCGCTCGCACGCCTCGCGCAGGCGTGCGGGCTCGACGGCGCCGACCTCGACCTGCTCATGACCGCCCTCGCGCCCGAGGTGGAGCCGCGGTTCGAGCAGCTGTTCGGCTATCTCAACGACGACGTCACCCGCCGCCGCGTCTCGGCGGCGGTCGCGTTCGAGCTGTGCGGGCTGGCGCTCACGTCCGGGGCCGACCGCGCCCGGATCACCCACGGCCCGCTGCCGACCTCCGGGCTGCTCACCCTCGAGGACCCCGACCGCCCACTCGCCTCGCGCGCGCTCCGGGTGCCGGAACGGGTCGTCGCCCACCTGCTCGGCGACGACACCCCCGACCCGGACATCGCGGGCCTGCTGGCCCCGCTGCCGCCGGTGGCGTGGGGCGATCCGCTGCCGCTGGCGCGGGCGCTCGAGGGCGGAGCGAATCCGGTGTACGTGCGGGAGCACGGCACCGGCTCGGGCCGACTGCTGGCCGCCGGGGCCCTCGAGCGGGTCGGCCGCGGAGTGCTCAACGTCGAGCTGCCCCCGTGGCCGGACGCCGATCGGGCCCGGGAGGCGCTCCGGCTACTCACCCGGGAGGCCCGGCTCGCCGGGGCCGGCCTCGTGCTCGGCCCGGTCGACCGGCTGCTGCTCGCCCCCGGACTCCTCGATGAGCTCGCCGCGGACGTGCCCGTATGCCTCATCGGCTCGGAGAGCTGGGATCCGCGCTGGAGCCGGCGCCTCCCGCTGCGTATCGACGCCCCCGAGACCACCCTGGCCGAGCGCACGGCACTGTGGGCCGAGCAGCTCGGCCTCGAGGACCCCGCGGGCCTCGAGCTCACCTCGCAGTTCCGCCTGAGCCCCGAGCAGATCCATCACGCGGCCCGGACCGCCCGAGCCGCGGCCGTCGCGGACGGCGCGACCGGCATCGGCGTCGAACACATCCGGACCGGGGCGCGCGCCCAGAACGGCACCGCCCTCGAACGCCTCGCCCGGCGCGTGAGCCCCACCGTCGGCTGGGACGAGCTCGTGCTGCCGGAGGCCGCGCTCGGCGGGCTGCGCGAAGTGGCGCTGCGGGCCCGGCACCGCGAGCGGGTCCTGAGCGAATGGCGGATGCGCCCCGGCGGCGGCCGCGGGCACGGCGTCGCCGCGCTCTTCGCGGGCGACTCGGGAACGGGTAAGACGATGTCGGCCGAGGTGCTCGCGGGGGACCTCGGGCTCGACCTGTACGTCGTGGACCTGGCGACCGTGGTGGACAAGTACATCGGTGAGACCGAGAAGAACCTCGAACGGATCTTCACCGCCGCCGACGGCGTCAACGCGGTGCTCCTCTTCGACGAGGCGGACTCGATCTTCGGGAAGCGCTCCGAGGTCAAGGACGCCCACGACCGGTACGCGAACATCGAGAGCGCCTATCTGCTGCAGCGGCTCGAGACCTTCGACGGCCTCGTGCTGCTCGCCACGAACCTGCGCGCCAATATCGACGACGCGTTCACCCGTCGCCTCGACGTGGTGGTCGACTTCCCCGTGCCGGAGCCCGAGCAGCGCGAGTTGCTCTGGGACGTGTGCCTCGGTCGCCACCTGCCGCGCGCGGACGATCTCGACCTGCGTTTCTGCGCCCAGGCCTTCACCCTCTCGGGTGGGGCGATCCGCTCCGCCGCGATCACCGCCGCGTATTACGCCGCCGACGAGGGGGCCGATGCCGCTGTGCAGATGCGCCACGTGGTCACGGCCGTGCAACGCGAGTACCGCAAGCTCGGCCGGCTCACCCTCGCCGAGGAGTTCGGGGACTACTGGTCGCTGCTGGGGTGA